One stretch of Deltaproteobacteria bacterium DNA includes these proteins:
- a CDS encoding ABC transporter permease produces MWAYIVRRIFMIIPVMVLVALIVFSLLYLVPGDAASILAGDLASPEDVERIREQLNLDEPIYIQFVKWVWSLLHGDLGESVFYQLPVSRLMLQRLQPTLTLAIGTIIVSVALSLPAGIIAAFKAGKWADRVTMAFSVLGFSMPIFVVGYLFIFIFSFKLNWFPIQGYVALSEGILPWIRSVTLPCLTLGVVYAALIARITRATMVEVLTQDYIRMAYAKGMPLRIVLIRHALRNAAVPIITIIGLTFVVLLSGVVVTETVFNIPGIGRLVVDAISQRDYPIIRSVLFVFSWVYVLINLVIDIIYSLVDPRIQY; encoded by the coding sequence ATGTGGGCTTATATTGTCAGGCGCATTTTCATGATCATACCGGTAATGGTGCTTGTGGCACTCATCGTTTTTTCCCTGCTCTATCTGGTTCCAGGAGACGCTGCTTCTATTCTCGCCGGAGATTTAGCCAGTCCTGAAGATGTCGAGCGTATCCGCGAGCAGCTCAATCTCGACGAACCAATTTATATCCAGTTTGTAAAATGGGTTTGGAGCCTGCTGCACGGCGATTTAGGGGAGTCAGTTTTCTATCAACTTCCAGTTTCAAGGTTAATGTTGCAGCGCCTTCAACCGACGCTGACGCTCGCCATAGGCACTATTATCGTTTCAGTGGCCCTGTCATTGCCAGCCGGCATAATCGCGGCCTTTAAGGCAGGGAAATGGGCAGATCGTGTGACTATGGCTTTCTCGGTATTGGGATTTTCAATGCCGATTTTCGTTGTGGGGTACCTTTTTATCTTTATTTTTTCGTTTAAATTAAACTGGTTTCCCATTCAAGGATATGTAGCTTTATCAGAAGGAATTCTTCCATGGATACGCAGCGTAACGCTGCCCTGCCTGACGCTTGGCGTTGTATATGCGGCCTTAATAGCCCGCATTACAAGGGCGACTATGGTTGAAGTTTTGACACAAGACTATATCCGCATGGCTTATGCCAAAGGAATGCCTTTGCGTATCGTGTTGATCCGTCACGCATTACGGAATGCCGCGGTACCAATCATTACCATCATTGGTCTCACTTTCGTGGTTTTACTGAGCGGAGTAGTGGTAACTGAAACCGTATTTAACATTCCTGGAATAGGCCGCCTTGTCGTGGATGCCATCTCACAGCGTGATTACCCAATCATACGCTCCGTTCTTTTTGTATTTTCATGGGTCTACGTGTTGATCAATTTGGTGATCGATATCATTTATTCGCTGGTCGATCCTCGTATTCAGTATTGA